In a single window of the Flavobacterium ammoniigenes genome:
- the mtgA gene encoding monofunctional biosynthetic peptidoglycan transglycosylase has product MLKLKRILYKIIVWFFGLSIFFVVFFKFVPVPFTPLMGIRIIENKLDKKPIYFEHNWEPIENISMNLQKAVIASEDGTFLHHHGFDFSAMQQAFRNNANGKRIKGGSTISQQTAKNVFLWQGRSYFRKALEAYFTVLIELIWGKERIMEVYLNSIEMGDGIYGAHAATQYWYNKDASSLTKMQAAGIAAILPNPRKFKASNSTAFINRRKERIVRVMRHIGTINY; this is encoded by the coding sequence ATGTTGAAATTGAAGCGAATCCTATATAAAATAATTGTCTGGTTTTTTGGGCTCTCTATTTTTTTTGTAGTCTTTTTTAAGTTTGTTCCTGTTCCATTTACCCCTTTAATGGGGATCCGAATCATAGAAAACAAGCTGGATAAAAAACCTATTTATTTTGAACACAATTGGGAACCAATAGAAAACATATCAATGAATTTGCAAAAAGCGGTCATTGCAAGTGAAGATGGTACTTTTTTGCATCATCATGGATTTGATTTTAGCGCCATGCAACAAGCATTTCGAAACAATGCAAATGGGAAAAGAATCAAAGGAGGAAGTACCATTTCGCAACAAACTGCCAAGAATGTATTTCTATGGCAGGGAAGAAGTTATTTTAGAAAAGCTTTAGAAGCTTATTTTACGGTACTTATTGAATTGATTTGGGGCAAAGAGCGCATCATGGAAGTCTATCTCAATAGTATTGAAATGGGAGATGGAATTTACGGCGCACATGCAGCCACTCAATATTGGTACAATAAAGACGCATCCAGTTTAACTAAAATGCAAGCGGCTGGAATCGCGGCTATTTTGCCCAATCCAAGAAAATTCAAGGCCTCCAATTCTACTGCATTTATAAATCGAAGAAAAGAACGAATTGTTCGAGTGATGCGTCACATTGGAACAATTAACTATTAA
- the accB gene encoding acetyl-CoA carboxylase biotin carboxyl carrier protein gives MDLKEIQNLIKFVANSGVAEVKLEMDDVKVTIRTTLEGNATETTYVQQMPAQPMLQQAVAPAAAPVAAAPAAPAAPVAEESKYVTIKSPIIGTFYRKPSPDKPVFVEVGSSIGKGDVLCVIEAMKLFNEIESEISGKIVKILVDDMSPVEFDQPLFLVDPS, from the coding sequence ATGGATTTAAAAGAAATTCAAAACCTAATCAAATTTGTTGCAAACTCAGGAGTTGCAGAGGTTAAATTGGAGATGGACGATGTAAAAGTAACCATCAGAACGACTTTAGAAGGTAATGCTACTGAAACAACCTATGTGCAGCAAATGCCGGCACAACCAATGTTACAACAAGCAGTTGCTCCAGCAGCAGCTCCAGTAGCGGCTGCACCAGCAGCTCCAGCGGCACCGGTTGCGGAGGAGTCTAAATACGTTACTATCAAATCACCAATTATTGGAACTTTCTATAGAAAACCTTCTCCAGACAAACCTGTTTTTGTTGAGGTAGGAAGTAGTATCGGAAAAGGAGATGTTTTGTGTGTAATTGAAGCTATGAAATTATTCAACGAAATCGAATCTGAAATTTCAGGTAAAATCGTTAAAATTTTAGTGGACGATATGTCTCCAGTAGAATTTGATCAACCTTTATTCTTAGTAGATCCATCTTAA
- the pdxA gene encoding 4-hydroxythreonine-4-phosphate dehydrogenase PdxA, translating to MKKAENIIVGISIGDLNGIGSEVVLKTFEDVRMLELCTPVIFANVKQLSFIKRNLESEINLHGIDRLDQLVVGKINVLNVWREGFDLNLGTNDPTVGEYAIKSFVAATQALKDGQVDVLVTAPINKYNSQSDTFKFPGHTDYLAQELEGDALMFMVQDNLRVGLLTDHIPVSEVASHLTEALITKKIETIKQSLIQDFSINKPRIAVLGVNPHCGDGGVIGDEDDAILKPTLKKIFEKGTLVFGPFPADGFFGSNQYEKYDAVIATYHDQGLIPFKTLSFGNGVNYTAGLNKIRTSPDHGTAYDIAGKGIADFNSFKEAVYLAIDIFHSRNQHQEISQNPLKIRPKQEFSKKGE from the coding sequence ATGAAAAAAGCAGAAAATATAATTGTTGGAATTTCGATCGGAGATTTAAACGGTATTGGAAGCGAAGTGGTGCTAAAAACATTTGAAGATGTAAGAATGTTGGAATTGTGTACGCCTGTTATTTTTGCTAATGTAAAACAACTTTCGTTCATCAAACGCAACTTGGAATCCGAAATAAATTTGCACGGAATTGACCGTTTAGATCAATTGGTTGTAGGTAAAATCAATGTGTTGAACGTATGGAGAGAAGGTTTTGATCTGAATTTGGGTACCAATGATCCAACTGTTGGGGAGTATGCTATCAAATCATTTGTAGCCGCTACCCAGGCATTGAAAGATGGCCAGGTTGATGTATTGGTAACCGCTCCAATTAATAAATACAATAGTCAATCGGATACGTTTAAATTCCCTGGTCATACGGATTATTTGGCACAAGAATTAGAAGGCGATGCGTTGATGTTCATGGTGCAAGATAATTTACGTGTAGGCTTGTTGACCGATCATATACCGGTAAGTGAGGTAGCTTCTCATTTGACAGAAGCCTTAATTACTAAAAAAATTGAAACAATAAAACAATCGTTAATTCAGGATTTTAGCATTAACAAACCTAGAATTGCTGTATTAGGAGTCAATCCACATTGTGGAGACGGTGGAGTGATTGGCGATGAAGACGATGCGATTTTAAAACCAACTTTGAAAAAGATTTTTGAAAAAGGTACTTTGGTTTTTGGACCTTTCCCGGCTGATGGTTTTTTTGGAAGCAATCAATACGAAAAATACGATGCGGTAATTGCTACCTATCACGACCAAGGCTTGATTCCATTTAAGACCTTGTCTTTTGGTAATGGCGTAAATTATACCGCAGGATTGAATAAAATTAGAACTTCGCCCGATCACGGCACGGCCTACGATATAGCAGGAAAAGGAATAGCCGATTTTAATTCGTTCAAAGAAGCGGTGTATTTGGCGATTGATATTTTTCATTCGCGAAATCAACACCAAGAAATCAGTCAAAATCCTTTGAAAATAAGACCAAAACAAGAGTTTTCAAAAAAAGGAGAATAA
- a CDS encoding DUF1569 domain-containing protein — MKNNLASLLDQLEHYIPKNEFVDLQVSQSTVGWQIEHSLLTINGIITVIQNSDPIKFRRNSSIMKWMILATKKIPRGKAKAPKVVVPKEFVTLADLEQHLAKARNAITTLELISKDHFFTHPYFGDLKKKQTILFLEIHTHHHLKIIRDIVRTAN; from the coding sequence ATGAAAAACAACTTAGCCTCTTTATTAGATCAACTTGAACATTACATTCCCAAAAATGAATTTGTGGATTTGCAGGTCTCTCAATCTACAGTTGGATGGCAAATTGAACATTCGCTTTTAACCATCAATGGGATAATTACGGTTATTCAAAATTCCGACCCGATAAAATTCCGCAGGAATAGTAGTATTATGAAGTGGATGATATTGGCCACCAAAAAAATACCAAGGGGGAAGGCCAAAGCACCAAAAGTGGTGGTTCCAAAAGAGTTCGTTACACTAGCCGATTTAGAACAGCATTTGGCAAAAGCTAGAAATGCTATTACAACATTGGAATTGATTTCTAAAGATCATTTTTTTACACATCCGTATTTTGGAGATTTGAAAAAGAAACAAACGATTCTTTTTTTAGAAATTCACACCCACCATCATCTGAAAATTATTCGTGATATTGTACGTACGGCTAATTAA
- a CDS encoding MFS transporter, which produces MTTTKKKVGNFRWTICSLLFFATTINYLDRQVLSLTWSDFIAPEFHWTNNDYGNITALFSIFYAVSLLFAGRLVDILDTKKGFLWAIGVWSFGACLHAFAGIATSGILTGNWLVGFEGAKNAIEKVNDTGMVISTSVTLFILARFVLAVGEAGNFPAAIKTTAEYFPKKDRAFSTSIFNSGATVGALAAPITIPFIAEAFGWEMSFIIIGALGFVWMGFWVLLYDKPEKHPMVSLEELEYIQQDVIADSKLVGYVAETATKVSLKDCFRYKQTWAFAFGKFMTDGVWWFFLFWTPAYLSSVYEMDATEAALPLFVLYMITLLSIIGGWLPTYFVEKKGMNPYDGRMKAMLIFAFFPLLALVAQPLGHYTYWLPVIIIGIAGAAHQSWSANIFTTVGDMFPKKAIATVTGIGGLAGGLGSTLINKGSGVLFDHAKDTNMSFMGFEGIEAGYFIIFSICAVCYLVGWTVMKTLVPKYSPITDL; this is translated from the coding sequence ATGACCACCACTAAAAAGAAAGTCGGAAATTTCCGTTGGACTATTTGTAGCTTATTATTTTTTGCTACCACCATTAATTATTTGGATAGACAAGTTCTTTCTTTGACTTGGAGTGATTTTATTGCGCCAGAGTTTCATTGGACCAACAATGACTACGGAAATATTACTGCTTTGTTTTCTATATTTTATGCTGTATCCTTATTGTTTGCAGGTAGATTAGTAGATATTTTAGATACTAAGAAAGGATTTCTTTGGGCTATTGGTGTTTGGTCTTTTGGAGCTTGTTTACATGCATTTGCCGGCATTGCTACTTCAGGAATTCTAACTGGAAATTGGTTAGTAGGATTTGAAGGAGCCAAAAATGCTATTGAAAAAGTTAATGATACAGGAATGGTCATCTCCACTAGTGTGACTTTATTTATTTTAGCTCGATTTGTTTTGGCAGTAGGTGAAGCAGGAAATTTTCCAGCTGCAATTAAAACTACAGCGGAGTATTTTCCAAAAAAAGATAGAGCTTTTTCAACAAGTATATTTAATTCGGGAGCAACAGTTGGGGCTCTAGCAGCACCCATCACCATTCCGTTTATTGCAGAAGCTTTCGGCTGGGAAATGTCCTTTATAATTATTGGAGCCTTGGGTTTTGTTTGGATGGGATTCTGGGTATTATTGTATGATAAACCTGAAAAACATCCTATGGTTAGTCTTGAAGAATTAGAATACATTCAACAAGATGTAATTGCAGATAGTAAATTAGTAGGGTATGTAGCTGAAACGGCTACTAAAGTAAGTTTAAAAGATTGTTTTAGATACAAACAAACCTGGGCTTTTGCTTTTGGTAAATTCATGACCGACGGAGTTTGGTGGTTCTTTTTATTTTGGACGCCAGCCTATTTAAGTTCGGTTTATGAAATGGATGCAACTGAAGCTGCATTGCCATTGTTTGTATTGTATATGATTACTTTGCTGTCTATTATTGGAGGATGGCTACCAACTTATTTTGTAGAAAAGAAAGGTATGAATCCGTACGATGGGAGAATGAAAGCGATGTTAATTTTTGCTTTTTTCCCTTTGTTAGCTTTAGTAGCGCAACCTTTAGGACATTATACCTATTGGTTGCCTGTAATTATTATTGGTATAGCAGGAGCAGCGCATCAATCGTGGTCGGCTAATATATTCACTACTGTTGGCGACATGTTTCCTAAAAAAGCAATAGCTACTGTAACAGGAATAGGGGGTTTAGCAGGCGGATTGGGCTCTACTCTAATTAACAAAGGATCGGGTGTTTTGTTTGATCATGCCAAAGACACCAATATGTCATTTATGGGATTTGAAGGTATTGAAGCGGGTTACTTCATTATCTTTTCAATCTGTGCTGTTTGCTATTTAGTAGGTTGGACAGTGATGAAAACCTTGGTTCCAAAATACAGTCCAATCACAGATTTATAA
- a CDS encoding YceD family protein, with the protein MKKTKEYLIPFVGLKLGKHHFEYQIDNTFFDLFEYDEFQNSDIKVSVVLEKKSNMLEISFKQEGKVNVPCDVTGEDFDLPIKSKMKLIVRFGEEFNNDNEELLILPFGEFEVDIAQYIYEMIVLSVPLRRVHPGVKDGTLKSEALKKLNELAVKETKIENKKEENIDPRWDKLKQLLTDK; encoded by the coding sequence ATGAAGAAGACTAAAGAATATTTAATTCCCTTTGTAGGATTAAAGCTAGGAAAACATCATTTTGAATATCAAATAGACAATACGTTCTTTGACCTCTTTGAATATGACGAATTTCAAAATTCGGATATCAAAGTAAGTGTAGTTTTAGAGAAAAAATCCAACATGCTGGAAATCAGTTTCAAGCAAGAAGGAAAAGTAAATGTACCCTGTGATGTTACAGGAGAAGATTTTGATTTGCCAATCAAAAGCAAAATGAAATTGATTGTTCGCTTTGGCGAAGAATTCAATAATGATAACGAAGAGTTATTGATTTTGCCTTTCGGCGAATTTGAAGTCGATATTGCACAGTATATTTATGAAATGATTGTACTTTCAGTACCTCTAAGACGCGTTCATCCAGGAGTAAAAGATGGGACTTTAAAGTCGGAAGCTTTAAAAAAACTGAATGAATTAGCAGTCAAAGAAACCAAAATAGAGAATAAAAAAGAAGAAAATATTGACCCTCGCTGGGACAAATTAAAGCAACTATTAACGGATAAATAA
- the kduI gene encoding 5-dehydro-4-deoxy-D-glucuronate isomerase: MTNFEFRYASHPKDANRYTTSELREHFLIETLFVANQIQLTYSMYDRYIVGGIMPVDRSLKLETIPYLKSEHFLDRRELGIINVGGSGKVTVDGVDYFLEKKEALYVGQGCKEVLFSATNGEQPLFYINSAPAHHKFPNKKVTKENAEIVHLGEEKFANKRIINKLIVNSVVETCQLQMGLTELLPGNIWNTMPSHTHNRRMEAYFYFDLEEGQTISHFMGEPQNTRHIFMQNNQAVLSPEWSIHSGAGTSNYSFIWGMAGENLDYGDMDIVAPNELR, encoded by the coding sequence ATGACCAATTTTGAATTCAGATACGCATCACATCCAAAGGATGCCAATAGATATACTACTAGCGAATTAAGAGAACATTTCTTAATTGAAACGCTTTTTGTTGCTAATCAAATCCAGTTAACCTACTCGATGTATGACCGATATATCGTTGGGGGAATTATGCCTGTTGATAGAAGTTTAAAATTAGAAACGATTCCGTATTTGAAGTCAGAGCATTTTCTTGATCGAAGAGAATTAGGAATTATCAATGTAGGTGGAAGCGGAAAAGTAACTGTCGATGGAGTAGATTATTTCTTAGAGAAAAAAGAGGCTTTGTATGTAGGTCAAGGTTGTAAAGAAGTCCTTTTTTCTGCAACTAATGGAGAACAACCTTTGTTTTATATTAATTCGGCTCCAGCTCACCATAAATTTCCAAACAAAAAAGTGACCAAGGAAAATGCCGAGATTGTGCATTTGGGCGAAGAAAAATTTGCCAACAAACGCATCATCAATAAACTGATTGTAAATAGTGTGGTTGAAACTTGCCAATTACAAATGGGATTAACCGAATTGTTACCAGGTAATATTTGGAACACAATGCCCTCACATACGCACAATCGACGAATGGAAGCTTATTTCTATTTTGATTTGGAAGAAGGACAAACCATCAGTCATTTTATGGGAGAACCTCAAAACACACGACACATTTTCATGCAAAATAACCAAGCGGTATTGTCTCCAGAATGGTCTATTCACTCTGGTGCTGGAACATCAAACTATTCATTTATTTGGGGAATGGCAGGCGAGAATTTAGATTATGGCGATATGGATATTGTAGCACCTAACGAATTACGATAA
- the rpmF gene encoding 50S ribosomal protein L32: MAHPKRKISKTRRDKRRTHYKATVAQIATCPITGEAHLYHRAYWHEGKMYYRGQVVIDKSEAVA, from the coding sequence ATGGCACATCCTAAAAGAAAAATCTCGAAAACAAGAAGAGATAAGAGAAGAACACATTATAAAGCAACTGTAGCTCAAATCGCTACTTGTCCTATTACTGGAGAAGCACACTTATACCACAGAGCTTACTGGCACGAAGGTAAAATGTACTACAGAGGACAGGTGGTTATTGATAAATCAGAAGCTGTTGCTTAA
- the accC gene encoding acetyl-CoA carboxylase biotin carboxylase subunit, which produces MFKKILIANRGEIALRVIRTCKEMGIKTVAVYSTADAESLHVKFADEAVCIGPAPSNLSYLKMSNIIAAAEITNADAIHPGYGFLSENSKFSKICQEHGIKFIGAAPEMIDRMGDKASAKATMIEAGVPCVPGSVGILESYEQAAELANQFGYPVMLKATAGGGGKGMRAVWKEEDLLKAWEGARQESAAAFGNDGMYLEKLIEEPRHIEIQVVGDSYGKACHLSERDCSVQRRHQKLTEETPSPFMTDELRLKMGEAAVKAAEYIKYEGAGTVEFLVDKHRNFYFMEMNTRIQVEHPITEQVIDYDLIREQILVAAGVPISGKNYLPQLHAIECRINAEDPYNDFRPSPGKITTLHMPGGHGVRLDTHVYSGYSIPPNYDSMIAKLITTAQTREEAISKMRRALDEFVIEGVKTTIPFHRQLMDDPRYIAGDYTTAFMDTFKMNDPE; this is translated from the coding sequence ATGTTTAAAAAAATATTAATTGCAAATAGAGGAGAGATTGCACTTCGTGTTATTCGTACTTGCAAAGAGATGGGCATCAAAACAGTGGCTGTTTATTCTACTGCTGATGCGGAAAGTTTACACGTAAAATTTGCAGATGAAGCTGTGTGTATTGGTCCCGCTCCAAGTAATCTATCCTATTTGAAAATGTCCAATATTATTGCTGCTGCAGAAATTACTAATGCAGATGCAATTCACCCAGGATATGGTTTCCTTTCTGAAAACTCAAAATTCTCAAAAATCTGTCAAGAGCACGGAATCAAATTTATTGGTGCAGCTCCTGAAATGATTGATCGAATGGGAGACAAAGCTTCGGCTAAAGCGACCATGATTGAAGCAGGTGTTCCTTGTGTGCCTGGTTCTGTTGGAATTTTAGAATCGTATGAACAAGCTGCTGAATTGGCAAACCAATTTGGTTACCCAGTAATGCTAAAAGCTACCGCTGGTGGTGGTGGAAAAGGAATGCGTGCTGTTTGGAAAGAAGAAGATTTATTAAAAGCTTGGGAAGGCGCTCGTCAAGAGTCGGCTGCCGCTTTTGGAAATGATGGCATGTATTTGGAGAAATTAATCGAAGAGCCACGTCATATCGAAATTCAAGTGGTAGGAGATTCTTACGGTAAAGCGTGTCACCTTTCGGAAAGAGATTGTTCAGTACAACGTCGTCACCAAAAATTAACTGAAGAAACACCTTCGCCATTTATGACCGACGAATTGCGTCTAAAAATGGGAGAAGCTGCAGTAAAAGCTGCCGAATATATTAAATACGAAGGCGCTGGAACAGTTGAATTTTTAGTAGACAAACACCGTAATTTCTATTTCATGGAAATGAATACGCGTATCCAAGTGGAGCATCCAATTACCGAACAAGTAATTGATTACGACTTGATTCGTGAGCAAATATTAGTGGCTGCAGGTGTGCCAATTTCTGGTAAAAATTATTTACCACAATTACATGCTATCGAATGCCGTATCAATGCCGAAGATCCATATAATGACTTCCGCCCTTCGCCAGGAAAAATCACCACGCTACACATGCCAGGTGGTCACGGTGTACGTTTAGATACGCATGTGTATTCAGGGTATTCTATTCCGCCAAACTACGATTCGATGATTGCCAAGTTGATTACAACTGCGCAAACTCGTGAAGAGGCTATTAGCAAAATGAGAAGAGCACTAGACGAATTTGTAATTGAAGGTGTTAAAACAACCATTCCATTCCACAGACAGTTAATGGATGATCCTCGCTATATTGCTGGAGATTATACAACAGCATTTATGGATACTTTCAAAATGAATGATCCGGAATAA
- a CDS encoding beta-ketoacyl-ACP synthase III, with protein sequence MSTITAAITAVGAYVPDFVLTNEILETLVDTNDEWITARTGIKERRILKDDSKGTSYLAIMAAKDLMAKANLDPLEIDLVIVATATADMPVAATAAYVATEIGATNAFGYDLQAACSSFLFGMSTAAAYIQSGRYKKVMLIGADKMSSIVDYTDRATCIIFGDGAGAALFEPNYEGLGLLDEYLRSDGIGRDFLKIPAGGSLIPTTIDTVKENRHNIIQDGKTVFKYAVTNMADASEHILKRNNLTNEDVNWLVPHQANKRIIDATASRMNLEEEKVLMNIERYGNTTSATLPLVLNDFEKQFKKGDTIIFAAFGGGFTWGSIYLKWAYDKK encoded by the coding sequence ATGAGTACAATCACAGCCGCAATTACCGCTGTTGGAGCTTATGTTCCAGATTTTGTTTTAACTAACGAAATCCTTGAAACATTGGTCGATACCAATGACGAATGGATTACCGCTCGTACAGGAATTAAAGAAAGACGTATTCTGAAAGACGATAGTAAAGGAACTTCTTACCTTGCTATTATGGCTGCTAAAGATTTAATGGCCAAAGCTAATTTAGATCCTTTAGAGATTGATTTAGTTATAGTAGCAACTGCTACTGCTGATATGCCTGTTGCAGCTACCGCTGCTTATGTGGCTACCGAAATTGGCGCAACCAATGCATTTGGGTATGATTTACAAGCAGCTTGTTCTAGCTTCTTGTTCGGAATGTCAACTGCTGCAGCCTACATCCAATCAGGAAGATATAAAAAAGTAATGCTAATTGGTGCCGATAAAATGTCATCTATTGTAGATTACACTGATCGTGCAACTTGTATTATTTTTGGAGATGGTGCTGGTGCTGCTTTATTTGAACCAAATTATGAAGGTTTAGGATTGTTAGATGAATATTTACGTTCCGATGGAATTGGACGTGATTTCTTGAAAATCCCAGCTGGAGGTTCATTAATACCTACTACAATTGACACGGTTAAAGAAAACCGTCACAATATTATTCAAGATGGGAAAACCGTTTTTAAATATGCCGTAACTAATATGGCTGATGCCAGCGAACACATCTTGAAAAGAAATAATTTAACTAATGAAGACGTGAATTGGTTAGTGCCACACCAAGCTAATAAACGTATCATTGACGCTACTGCTAGCCGAATGAATTTAGAAGAAGAGAAAGTTTTGATGAATATCGAACGATATGGCAATACAACTTCGGCTACTTTACCATTAGTCTTGAACGATTTTGAAAAACAATTCAAAAAAGGAGATACAATAATATTTGCTGCTTTTGGTGGTGGATTTACTTGGGGTTCTATTTATTTGAAATGGGCCTACGACAAAAAATAA
- a CDS encoding alpha/beta hydrolase: protein MIRIPSLLNKNVCILIVFLLGISSKGQINTIPVWNQSIPGAVKASDYLEKEVIKDEELQSTSQVSVPTLSLYLPKKETANQSAVLIFPGGGYSHLAMHKEGKKVALWLNTLGITAFVLKYRLPTDRVMKDKTIGPLQDAQEAIRMIRRNAKEWNIDPAKIGVLGFSAGGHLASTLATHYLDKVYDADTISARPDFSILIYPVISMEEGITHNGSKVNLLGANAVKELVDKYSNEKQIDANTPKTFLIHASDDKVVPVENSIQYYMNLKKFNVPVEMHLYENGGHGFGLGTKGTHTEWPKACEKWLAENAIILH from the coding sequence ATGATAAGAATTCCTTCTTTATTAAATAAAAATGTATGTATTCTAATAGTTTTCTTATTAGGAATATCTAGTAAAGGACAAATAAATACAATTCCGGTTTGGAATCAATCTATACCAGGTGCAGTAAAAGCATCCGATTACCTTGAGAAAGAAGTTATAAAAGATGAAGAACTACAAAGTACAAGCCAAGTATCCGTTCCAACGTTATCCCTTTATTTACCAAAAAAAGAAACAGCTAACCAAAGTGCCGTACTGATCTTTCCTGGTGGTGGTTATTCGCATTTAGCCATGCATAAGGAAGGTAAAAAAGTAGCGTTATGGCTGAATACATTGGGAATTACAGCTTTTGTGTTAAAATACCGACTCCCAACGGATCGTGTTATGAAAGATAAAACGATTGGTCCTTTACAAGATGCGCAAGAAGCCATCCGAATGATTAGACGTAATGCCAAAGAATGGAATATTGATCCCGCAAAAATTGGCGTTTTGGGATTCTCTGCTGGAGGACATTTGGCATCAACGTTAGCTACCCATTATCTAGATAAAGTATATGATGCAGATACAATTAGTGCTCGTCCTGATTTCTCTATTTTAATTTATCCCGTTATTTCAATGGAAGAAGGAATTACACATAATGGATCAAAAGTTAATCTATTAGGGGCAAACGCAGTAAAAGAACTCGTTGATAAATACTCCAATGAAAAACAAATCGACGCCAATACCCCTAAAACATTTTTAATTCATGCCTCAGATGATAAAGTAGTTCCTGTTGAAAATTCGATACAATATTATATGAATTTGAAAAAATTTAATGTGCCTGTTGAGATGCATCTTTATGAAAATGGCGGTCATGGATTTGGTTTAGGAACAAAAGGAACACATACCGAATGGCCGAAAGCTTGTGAAAAATGGCTTGCCGAAAATGCAATTATTCTCCATTAA